The DNA sequence gctcAAAGGGAGAATCAATCGAAtgaggaaaaattaaatgaaggaaaaaaaaaaaaaaaaaaaattaatttttatgaacaaattGAGCTGAAATCAGAGTGTTCAGAAAATTTGATCAACATTCTGGATAATAGCAAAAAAGAGGGGTAtcaaaaagatgaaaatatCCTGAACagttcatttaaaaaaaagaataatatgaaGTTAAGTGATGGATTGATGAGGGATAATATACACCTTGACAATATAATATCTTGCAAAGATAATTACGAAAAAAGGGTTGAacaaatatatggaaaagaaaatatgggtgatgattattataattacaattGCGATTACGAATATGATGTTGAAGATTATAAAAGTGATAATagtataaaaagaaaaatttcaCTTCATGACtttgaagaaaaatttaGGAGTATGATGTATCAGTTGAGCACAGATAATGAGGAAAATGAAGATACTGAAAgtaaggaaaaagaaaatttgtACATTGACAGAATTCAGAATATGCAAAGAGGAttacacaaaataaaagaaaaaaattttttatgtctaGTAGGTGAAGGCCCACCAGATGTTTTGGAAATAAATTCCAATGGGAAATATAGTTTTATTGATGTGGatgaaaaagaagtaaaaggGGTGGATTCAAATGGTAAGAATAATAGGATACTTTGCGCTATCAGGAAGTACTGACAAGTTCGCGGAGaatgcacatatatgtatatatatgtatatggaCAAAACATTTTTGCAGGTTATTTACAAAAACGTTGTTCTATTTTTCATTCAACCATATTACGTTCGTGAAATGTAGGATATATACCCCATGATATTACAAAGCAAATGCAATTTTTAGACAAATGAACGAAGTAAAAATGAGGAAAGAGGGGGGGGGGggtagaaattttttttttagcttcacattatatatatgtgtatactcACATAATACACTTGATTGTGTGtgtacattttaatttatgttaaTTCTAAGAAGTTTTTATTCATCTGTTTTTGTGAATAGACAAATTGATATCCCATAAGATGTTACTCATGTAATGtatatcctttttaaaaatactattttcctttttgcaCGTATTACTCGTTTATGagttttgttctttttttttttaaaatacctATACGTTTTGTTATTCTGCTCATTTTATTTGGTCCTTTTACCGCGTAATATAGTTGTTATTTGGCGTGTTTATGTAGGGGTTATTGTGTGTGTAAATGTGTAACAGTTTGAATGGGCGCTCCTTCAAAATGCCCTTTTTTACAAAACTAAGTAAGCGATCCACCGCTTTGCAATTCTGTACCTgcaataatagcaataataatagcaacaataatagcaataataatagcaacaataatagcaataataatagcaataataatagcaacaaTAATAGCaacaataatagcaataataatagcaacaataatagcaataataatagcaacaataatagcaataataatagcaacaaTAATAGCaacaataatgataataaaaaaaaaaaaaaaaaaaagctgtaattttaattatgattgatgtaatttatttataaaaaaagtttagctcttttaaaaaaaaagataatatttaCGAAAATTTCAAGGTGAGGAAGAGCGCATAAAAATGGTACCATAATTTGAGCATATGGATCTTAAaggtgcaaaaaaaaaaaaaaaaaaaaaaaaaaatattaccgTGTGTGAATAAAGAGTTTTTCAGGATGGGTATATGAGGCAATATGTgataaaagaggaaaaagaaaaactcaATATAGagcaaaaaaggaaatataacaatttaaagcaaaataaagcaaaataaagcaaaacaaagcaaaacaaagcaaaataaagcaaaataatgcaaaataaagcaaaacaaagcaaaataaagcaaaaacaAAGGGCAATAAAGCAATACATATCACAGTAAAGTTGtaacatgtaaatatttcaCAAATATTAAGCCAATTAAGTAAACAGTAAAGTAAAAGATGCCCCTTTTAACAGTTATAGTTTTCGTAATTTCTTCGCTTGTCAACGTGTGTagctgctttttttttttgagggaaaaaaaataagaggaAGTCACTGCATAACAGCTAAGTCGAATAGTACAACGAGGTCAATGAGgaaattgttttttaatttaaataaaagtgtAAAGGTAGTAAATAGCAATTTATATGACGAGTTAAGTAGTATTAATAAAGttcaaaaggaaaaattggAAAAGAGAGCATGTAGCGcatttagtaataataacacagCAAGaggaaataaattattttgctCCTTTGCAATAAGTAGAGATGGAAAAGAGATTGATCATACAGTTGAGGGTATATCATTTACTATTCATGATAACAGTAGTATTTATAAAGAAGGGACAAGTCATGTGCCCATTGTGTTAATTCATGGGTGTTATGGAAGTAAGaaaaatttcttcttttttagtAAGATGctaaaatcaaataaaataataagttTAGATTTACGAAATCATGGTAATTCTAAACATACAGATACAATGAAATATGAGGATATGGAAATAGatattctaaatattttacaacgacttaaaataagaaaatgttGTTTAGTTGGTTTTAGTTTAGGTGGAAAATTATCTATGTATTGTGCTCTTAAGAATAGTACTTTATTTTCTCATTTAGTAATAATGGATATATTAccttttaattataacaatagtaataatataatacaagtAAAATTACCATATAATGTTACACAAATGACTACTATTCtgtatgatataaaaatgaataaaaaacccaaaaataagaatgaatttttatattatttaaaagaaatggTACCAACTATTTCAGACACTTTCGCtcaatttttatgtatgtcATTAAGTGATAATAaagacaaaaataaattaacatggaaaataaatgtacaaactatatataatgaattatcACATCTTATGTCTTTCCCTCTTTGTTcagataaatatacatatactaaTCCTTGTAGTTTTATTATAGGAAAGAAATCAGACTTAGCTTTTACAATACCCCAATATGACcatattataaattcttttttcccttcttctcagcattttattttagaaCATTCTTCACATACAGTATATATAGATGAAGCCCAGCAGTGTGCCGATATCATTAACAATACTTTATGCTTATAACTTTTAATCAATGCGCTAAGCGATGAATAAGGCGATGCATCAAGCgatgcttctttttttcttctttcctGTTTTGAATATAAATGAGTGGTAGCTAACGCTTGAGAAATGAGGGTTTATTATGTAGAAGTTTTTTCGAGTTTAAACAATTTTGAGTTGTTTTGCATTTGATGTTGTGTCTATGTACTATGTGGTGatttgcatacatacatagatacatacatatatatattatatatatataatatatatatatatattatatatatatattatatgtgtattttttttttttttttttcgaagtTAACACAATAGGCTATGTGTCTACCTTTGTCATTGTCGAGTCTATGTCTATCTATGTAGGTATGCATACTTAACTGTTGATCTATATTAAACAGATTCGTGCTTATTAATATGCGCACCATCCAATatatgcctttttttttaaccccCCCTTGCGGTATTACCATTGCTTTCCTTACGACGCACTATAAGTTGGCTCAAGGATTAATATGGTCATACAAATGTTATgtgtatttacatatatatctgtatttacatacatatctgtatttacatacatatctgtatttacatacatatgtgtggGTAGTGCCCTTATTATGTCCTCTAAATACgctaaaaggaaaaagaaaaagaaaatggtCCCCGAAGACATGAACGAACGAACCATAGAAGAGTTAGCTTTTTCTTAGTTCGTACTTGGAACATTTTTGCCTTAAACAGAaggtgtacatatatatagcataTGTTTATGCGTGCgcgtatgtgtatgtatatatatgtatatttgtacttgtatgtgcatatgtatgtgtatgtatatgtgcatgcaTGCATGCATCTATCCATGCCCACCCCATGAAACGTACAGATAAAAAAGGCGTACGATTCACCTGAGATGCGTAGGCCGAATGAAGCAAAAAATGTAGACTAATTCGGAGTAATGTTTTGAACAGTTTTTATGATTATTTCTGCTTTTGTGTTTATATAGTTaaagaaaaggaataaaaaaaaaaaaaaaataataaatgccaaataacaaaatgtacgtgaaaacaatataaatagataaaatatatagagaTATTGCATGgaaacatatatgcatatgtatatttttgtgcatatacatatgtgtatatgctCGTAACGAATTAGAGGAATTCATTGAACAATAAacaagtgtatatatatatatatatatatatatatatgtatacttatttatatatatatacaatataacaAACATTCACAATGGCATAGGataaaaaagtgaaaaatttCTGACTgtgcataaaatattaaaattttacttaatattttatgcacTGTTAGTTAcaaatgaattataaattaattatgggttaattataaattaattattcgTTAATTATTACTGAACTGTatgtgattttttttttttttttttttttctgattaAACGTTTTtgcatttaaaaataaaataaattgaaataactaatttcttttagtttttatatttgaacaTTGCATGAATAATGCTGATGAGACAGGACAATATATATCAGCTCTGATATACAGCTGATCAGgatgttttcattttgtgcatataattttttatgatttctGTTTGTGCAACTTCTAATGAGTGTAAATTTGTGTGTACGTTGGTAAATCTGTAATATTGTGTGTGACAGGGGAAACCGTTTAACATCTAGCTGAATGATGACTTGTTCGTGTGTGTTGTCTATTTGTGTGCATAAACACTTCGTTGCATTTACACGCAACGTGGagtatatgtgcatgtgtgCGTATTAAATATTAGAGTAACATATGCCTCAAATATGAACGGCCGTACATATATTAGCACAATAAGTGCCTCAAAGTAGGTGAgggtatatacatacattaatGCACTAATGAGAAAGCGTCTGCATATGCCTCTACACATTTCTCAAAGGGATGTTACTGTTGTTACAGTTAACGTTGTTGTTACTGCTCAGGTTATTCTTACCGCTTAAATTACCGCTTAAATTGCCGCTTAATTCTCCGTTTAAATTTTCGCTTAAATTGCCGCTAAAATTTTCGCTTAAATTGGCGCTAAAATTGTTTGCGCTTAAGTTACTGTTGAAGTTACCAGTAAAATTTCCCCTATTGTTACTGCTGTTGTTggtattattatgattatcaTTCACTGTAGACGTGTTAAAGGGTAAGTTGTTTTCATCGGCCGGAATATTCGTCTTCGCTTTTCTTGTGTTTTTTCCAAAGATGGTTTGTCCCTTTACTTTTGATAAGCGAACTTTAATTGCCCAAAATTTAGATTTATAAAAACCATGTGTTTTCGCTGAAAATGATTTATAATATCTTTTTCCATTGTCATACCAGGAGGCAATCCAACTTCTCTTATCCCAATATACACCTGCTACATCACATTTGAGGTCTTCTGGATTTTCTAAATTTGGTCCTTCCTTATCAGACAATTCAAGTAGGTATTCAAATtcactttcattttttattattttattattatttctatttaatgtgctattttttttgtttatttttttttctgtgcTCTTAACGTATGTTGAGCTTTTTTTgccttgtttttttttcttcgtcCCTAGATTTGCATTCGAAAAATTGCCATGCATGTCTTGTCCATTGGTGTAGTTCAACAAGCTATTATTGCTTCCATTATTGCTTCCATTATTGCTGTCGTTATTGCTTCCATTATTGCTTCCATTATTGCTTCCATTATTGCTTCCATTATTGCTTCCATTATTGCTTCCATTATTGCTTCCATTATTGCTTCCATTATTGCTGTCGTTATTGTCATTGCTTCCAATGTTGTTACTTCTAACACGATTaccattattgttattacctTTTCCATTGTATCTTCCGCTATTCTTACCAATACTCTTGCTGATTGTCTTTCCGGTTCCGGTACTTCCAATTGGAATGTTCATACCTTCGTTTTTTATGGGATGGACTAAATTACAGTTCACAGACGAGCTGTTATTGTTAAGAGATAATATGTTGTTAGTGCTGGTTGACATAAGGCCATAATGATTTGGATGAAAATAGAGTTGATTCTTGAACTTATTGCTGGCATTACTACTACTGTTGTTATGAGTGTAATTACCACTGCCGTTGTGATGACTGCTGCTATTCTTATTACtaccatatatatgcaaGAGATCTAAAGCGTCTTTCGAAATTATGTTGTTCatgctactgctactactactattactactaccaTCTATGTGCATCCTGGAACAACTGTCCTTTTCATAATTCATAATACTTCCCTCTTCTTGCAAATAATTTGTTGAATTTGTAtgattataaattatactgTCATCATTAGAGATGTAATCACTAGGCGTTGTTGTATTGAGaattattattcctttttcgTTTTTGCTTCTAGGTcgttttatacatttatcacaattaaaataatcGTCATCATCtaacatatttttagaatAGTTATCGTTCAAACTATGATTTTTCATAGCGTTCATATGATTCATATGTTTACAATTACTTTTACAATGTAAAGACATGTTTCTTTCCATGGTATCCATTACAtagttatttaatttttttattttttcttcattctgACTAGTAATAtttgaattaaaatatttatcacAGCTACTGTTTTCACTCCCTTtcttgttattattacttggATGAATattgtatacattttttggACCACTTGGATTTATGACtactgttttgtttttttcattattattattattataatataaccTTACATCGtcatatttttgaaaattgcACTTTACCTCATTAGTATTTGTATGTCCATTATTCATCCACAAATTCATTGCATGAGGGAAATCGTTACTTAGTTTACAACACAAATCATCTAGCTTTACACATACTGTATATATAGTATCAAACCATTGCATGTACTTATCATTTGTATAACATATACTATTATAATTCGGAATGTCCTTTACGTTATTTAGTTCCTCTATGTTGTTCACCTCATCAGTGTACGCATTGTTCAGTTCCTCTATGTTATTCAGTTCCTCTATGTTATTCAGTTCCTCTATGTTATTCAGTTCCTCTATGTTATTCAGCTCCTCTATGTTCTTCAGTTCTTCTATGTTCTTCAGTTCTTCTATGTTCTTCAGTTCCTCTATGTTATTCAGCTCCTCTATGTTATTCAGTTCTTCTATGTTCTTCAGTTCGGTTATATTGTTCAGTTCGCTACCGTAAGTATCATTCAGTTCAGTCATATCGTTCACCCCTTCGTCGTTCATGTTCAGTCGGACGTTTGCACTGTTTCCACTATTCGCACTGTTCTCACCACTGCTCATCTGTTGCATATCCGCATTTACAAGTAAATTCTGCCTGTTCATGTTTCTCATTACATTTTGGGAGTTCACGGTACTCCTTAGGTTTCCTTTGATCCTAGCATCTATTAAATTATGACCATTCATACTGCTAGCCAAATTGTCATCATTTAAACTGCTATCCAAATTATCATCGTTTAGACTGCTAGCCAAATTGTTATCATTCGTACCGCTAGACAAATTATGACAACACATCATGTGTTGATTTTCCCTATCGTCGAATGTTATTTCTTTACTACCATCATCCATAACACGAATAATATTCTCttcatctattttatttattaacatatCCTTATTCAACATATCAACATTCTCTTTGTATATGCCACTGATAATTGTATCTTCACTTAAAttcttcataattatttctttactCAATTTACtcatattattcattaacTTCTCTTCTGTCATATCATGCATTACCGTTTCTTCACTCTGTTTTCTTTCCATAAAATCTCTATTCATCAAATCAGAACAACTAACGCTATGTGGGTCAGCCATTACAGTGTCGGCAATTATGGTATCCCCATTTATGGTATCTCCATTTGTGGTATCTCCAATTACTATCTCATCGCTTACTTCCTTTCTTAGGACTCCTTTGCTTATATACACTTCATGCCCGTTGTTCATAAGGCTGTTATCGTTCATGTAATAATCACATTGATCCTTATTGTCACACTGCGGGTTAATGGCGTGGCCGGCAGTAACTACGCAGTTGGACGGATTTACACAGTTGGGCAAATTGTTATTATCCAGATCACTCTCCCCCTGCACATTTTTCGGGTTGCTTTGTTCATTAACAAAGTTTGGATCATTTTCAAAAGATTCATTTAAGCATAGTGAGATGAGATTGTTCTTCTCCTCTGTGCCTTTATAACGTGCATTCAGACTAAACATTTCTTCGTTATCGTTGATGTGTGCGAGTTcgttaaaaattttctgcGGGCTTCTAAACATATTGGTCGTATTGGCAGTGTGAGCAGTGTTAGAAGTATTGGCTGTGTTAGAAGTATTGGCTGTGTTAGAAGTATTGGCTGTGTTAGAAGTATTGGCTGTGTTAGAAGTATTGGCTGTGTTAGAAGTATTGGCTGTGTTAGAAGTATTGGCTGTGTTAGAAATAGTGGCCGTGTTAGAAGTATTGGCCGTGTTAGAAGTATTGGCCGTGTTAGAAGTAGTGGCCGTGTTAGAAGTAGTGGCCGTGTTAGAAGTAGTGGCCGTGTTAGAAGTGGTGGCCGTGTTAGAAGTGGTGGCCGTGTTAGAAGTGGTGGCCGTGTTAGAAGTAGTGGTCGTGTTAGcgatattattactactgctTCTAACACTACTTGAGAACGTTTCACCCACGTTTATGTTACTGTGAGTGTAAGAGTTTAAATCTTTCTGAGAGCTATTCACCTGCTTCTTATTCAGTATGTCACTATAATTCAAGTTATACACAAGCGTTTCAAAATTAGTGGAAcaattacttttataaaaaatatctcCGTTTtcataaacttttttttcatttttaaaattttttttttcattattttccgTATCAGAATATTCGTGGTtgttatgtaaaattaacGTAGTACATTCGTCAATCgcattttcaaaaataattttaggTCCTTGATCCTTTTCTAGATtcatgttttcttttttcaaaaaaacaaTAGTATTTCTAGAATCTTGGAAGTGCTCATTCTGACCATCATTTGTGTCTTCGTTTGGATCGTTAAAAGTGGTACATGCACCAGAATCAGAAATAGTAGCAAATACGTCGTTACTTGTCCCTTCTACTAATgtgttttctttattattcatttctgAATTGTGCACATGTGCATTTGTGcataatacattatatgaATGGATatcatttgtattttttttattatttcttgcCAATATGCTCACATGACTCTGTATGGCTACATTTTTGTTATCAGGTAGGATCTTATTATTCTTTAGTTCATaactattatttaaaatgatattattattactactgctactgaTACTAGTACTATTACTcttattactattaccattaccactactattattattataattactactattgctattattattatcactactattattaatattatcactactattgctattattattactactattgctattattattactaccattgctattattattactactattgctattattattactactattgctattattattactactattgctattattattactactactattattattattatttccattatGAACAGAAAtgcacttttttttcctatctaagaaattcattttttcctgaGTATTTTCCCTCTTCTTAGGTGTACTTGAAGGGACAACACTCTTTGTTAGcattatatctttatttgtACTACCACAAGTACTATGAAtgatactattatttttactgtaATTATTACTATCTTCACTACTACTATTTAAGTTTAAGCAATATATTCCTCCTTCTTCATCAATAGGTGGTGGTATTATATCATTCGGTGTGGTAAACTTATCATCAGAGTCATCTGGAAAAAAAGTACAGCATTCCTCCCTAGTTCCTATTACTGCTTCACCAATATTTATACTCAAACTCGGttctacttctacttctacAGAAGTTTCCCTGtgtttattattaacacAAGGAGGACCCTgttctttatatattgtatCATCCTCTGTGTAATCATTTTTGCATGTGTTATGTATGTCATCATTTGGTAATTCATATGTACCGTACAGGATATTTGCGTTTTGTTTTCCACATGTATCATACaccatattttcattttgtttattttttaaaacaggtacagtattattatcattattgcTCCTATTCTGATAATCTTCACTTTTAGTAGACACTTCTATATTAGCAAATTCATGTACTCTCTCCTGATTTATTTCTTCCACTCTTGCATTCTTAAAAAGTGTGTAATTGTTTACATCAATAGGATTGACACTTA is a window from the Plasmodium brasilianum strain Bolivian I chromosome 9, whole genome shotgun sequence genome containing:
- a CDS encoding AP2 domain transcription factor AP2-O, translating into MALDEIEKKIVDHTDKYELTSHGILQDKNFTTNENENESKMNEFFHSCNNSNEKKDITMKNGNEENILSSNDNTSCSHNAVDCTCDSEGFLKNKEESLIEPYCESSKDVNDEYNAIIERAYYVNCDNNDKNNTSPTGSNCVDDTKDRSGCPQSVGINNRNGSEYGSEFGSEFGSERGRDVSTNYEKKSNLLKLEHQDRFDMFKTDAVNLQHSISVSVNPIDVNNYTLFKNARVEEINQERVHEFANIEVSTKSEDYQNRSNNDNNTVPVLKNKQNENMVYDTCGKQNANILYGTYELPNDDIHNTCKNDYTEDDTIYKEQGPPCVNNKHRETSVEVEVEPSLSINIGEAVIGTREECCTFFPDDSDDKFTTPNDIIPPPIDEEGGIYCLNLNSSSEDSNNYSKNNSIIHSTCGSTNKDIMLTKSVVPSSTPKKRENTQEKMNFLDRKKKCISVHNGNNNNNSSSNNNSNSSNNNSNSSNNNSNSSNNNSNGSNNNSNSSNNNSNSSDNINNSSDNNNSNSSNYNNNSSGNGNSNKSNSTSISSSSNNNIILNNSYELKNNKILPDNKNVAIQSHVSILARNNKKNTNDIHSYNVLCTNAHVHNSEMNNKENTLVEGTSNDVFATISDSGACTTFNDPNEDTNDGQNEHFQDSRNTIVFLKKENMNLEKDQGPKIIFENAIDECTTLILHNNHEYSDTENNEKKNFKNEKKVYENGDIFYKSNCSTNFETLVYNLNYSDILNKKQVNSSQKDLNSYTHSNINVGETFSSSVRSSSNNIANTTTTSNTATTSNTATTSNTATTSNTATTSNTATTSNTATTSNTANTSNTANTSNTATISNTANTSNTANTSNTANTSNTANTSNTANTSNTANTSNTANTSNTAHTANTTNMFRSPQKIFNELAHINDNEEMFSLNARYKGTEEKNNLISLCLNESFENDPNFVNEQSNPKNVQGESDLDNNNLPNCVNPSNCVVTAGHAINPQCDNKDQCDYYMNDNSLMNNGHEVYISKGVLRKEVSDEIVIGDTTNGDTINGDTIIADTVMADPHSVSCSDLMNRDFMERKQSEETVMHDMTEEKLMNNMSKLSKEIIMKNLSEDTIISGIYKENVDMLNKDMLINKIDEENIIRVMDDGSKEITFDDRENQHMMCCHNLSSGTNDNNLASSLNDDNLDSSLNDDNLASSMNGHNLIDARIKGNLRSTVNSQNVMRNMNRQNLLVNADMQQMSSGENSANSGNSANVRLNMNDEGVNDMTELNDTYGSELNNITELKNIEELNNIEELNNIEELKNIEELKNIEELKNIEELNNIEELNNIEELNNIEELNNIEELNNAYTDEVNNIEELNNVKDIPNYNSICYTNDKYMQWFDTIYTVCVKLDDLCCKLSNDFPHAMNLWMNNGHTNTNEVKCNFQKYDDVRLYYNNNNNEKNKTVVINPSGPKNVYNIHPSNNNKKGSENSSCDKYFNSNITSQNEEKIKKLNNYVMDTMERNMSLHCKSNCKHMNHMNAMKNHSLNDNYSKNMLDDDDYFNCDKCIKRPRSKNEKGIIILNTTTPSDYISNDDSIIYNHTNSTNYLQEEGSIMNYEKDSCSRMHIDGSSNSSSSSSMNNIISKDALDLLHIYGSNKNSSSHHNGSGNYTHNNSSSNASNKFKNQLYFHPNHYGLMSTSTNNILSLNNNSSSVNCNLVHPIKNEGMNIPIGSTGTGKTISKSIGKNSGRYNGKGNNNNGNRVRSNNIGSNDNNDSNNGSNNGSNNGSNNGSNNGSNNGSNNGSNNGSNNDSNNGSNNGSNNSLLNYTNGQDMHGNFSNANLGTKKKKQGKKSSTYVKSTEKKINKKNSTLNRNNNKIIKNESEFEYLLELSDKEGPNLENPEDLKCDVAGVYWDKRSWIASWYDNGKRYYKSFSAKTHGFYKSKFWAIKVRLSKVKGQTIFGKNTRKAKTNIPADENNLPFNTSTVNDNHNNTNNSSNNRGNFTGNFNSNLSANNFSANLSENFSGNLSENLNGELSGNLSGNLSGKNNLSSNNNVNCNNSNIPLRNV
- a CDS encoding alpha/beta hydrolase, producing MRKLFFNLNKSVKVVNSNLYDELSSINKVQKEKLEKRACSAFSNNNTARGNKLFCSFAISRDGKEIDHTVEGISFTIHDNSSIYKEGTSHVPIVLIHGCYGSKKNFFFFSKMLKSNKIISLDLRNHGNSKHTDTMKYEDMEIDILNILQRLKIRKCCLVGFSLGGKLSMYCALKNSTLFSHLVIMDILPFNYNNSNNIIQVKLPYNVTQMTTILYDIKMNKKPKNKNEFLYYLKEMVPTISDTFAQFLCMSLSDNKDKNKLTWKINVQTIYNELSHLMSFPLCSDKYTYTNPCSFIIGKKSDLAFTIPQYDHIINSFFPSSQHFILEHSSHTVYIDEAQQCADIINNTLCL